A single genomic interval of Anaerolineae bacterium harbors:
- a CDS encoding Lrp/AsnC family transcriptional regulator — MKRLRKNRFPDSVDWQILSELQRNARVPFAELGRRVGLSAPAVTERVRRLEDAGIITGYHATVDLARIGRPIQAIIRLGNPGDRTERLLELIREMPEVLDCHTITGDESFVVRVAVRSVDHLEHLIRILEPYATTTTSLVLSSPVMRHEIGPLEVG, encoded by the coding sequence ATGAAACGCCTTCGAAAAAACAGATTCCCGGATAGTGTGGACTGGCAGATTCTGAGCGAGCTGCAACGCAACGCGCGGGTGCCCTTTGCGGAGCTGGGTCGGCGCGTCGGACTCTCCGCCCCGGCGGTCACCGAGCGCGTTCGCCGCCTGGAAGACGCTGGCATCATCACCGGCTACCACGCCACCGTTGACCTGGCCCGCATCGGTCGCCCAATCCAGGCGATCATCCGCCTGGGCAATCCCGGCGACCGCACCGAGCGCCTGCTGGAACTGATCCGGGAGATGCCGGAGGTCCTGGATTGCCATACCATCACGGGAGACGAGTCGTTCGTGGTCAGGGTGGCGGTAAGGTCGGTTGACCATCTGGAGCACCTCATCCGCATCCTGGAACCTTACGCGACGACCACCACTTCGCTGGTGCTTTCCTCGCCGGTCATGCGCCACGAGATCGGTCCGCTGGAAGTGGGATGA